The Microbacterium horticulturae genome has a window encoding:
- a CDS encoding spermidine synthase gives MGRNRQRDDDAPQTRLSDGTLARVVPSPYTTGFELMVGETPQSHVDLDDPTHLHFEYVARMGAVIDQLRLPGQPLTAVHLGAGALTIPRYIAQTRPGSRQQVIELEPALWDLVREHLPLPKNAGIRVRIGDAREGLTRLPPALTGAVDLVVSDVYAGAQTPAHLTTVEFYRAASTLLNAEGVLLVNVADGAGLAFARQQVATVRAVLEHVIVLAEVQTLKGRRFGNLVIAASAAPLPTQWLPRLMAAGPHPAKVAQGREIDEFAGSLGPVLDAAARPSPKPSTTLFER, from the coding sequence GTGGGCCGGAACCGACAGCGCGACGACGATGCGCCGCAGACACGTCTGTCGGACGGCACCCTCGCCCGGGTCGTGCCGAGCCCCTACACGACGGGCTTCGAGCTCATGGTCGGCGAGACGCCGCAGTCGCACGTCGACCTTGACGACCCGACCCACCTGCACTTCGAGTACGTCGCGCGCATGGGCGCGGTCATCGATCAGCTGCGCCTGCCCGGCCAGCCTCTGACCGCCGTGCACCTCGGGGCGGGGGCGCTGACGATCCCCCGCTACATCGCCCAGACCCGCCCGGGGTCGCGCCAGCAGGTCATCGAGCTCGAGCCGGCGCTGTGGGACCTCGTGCGCGAGCACCTGCCGCTGCCGAAGAACGCCGGCATCCGCGTGCGCATCGGCGACGCCCGTGAGGGCCTGACTCGGCTGCCTCCGGCGCTGACCGGCGCCGTCGACCTCGTCGTGTCGGACGTCTACGCCGGCGCCCAGACGCCCGCGCATCTGACGACCGTGGAGTTCTACCGGGCGGCATCCACTCTGCTGAACGCCGAGGGTGTGCTGCTGGTGAACGTCGCCGACGGCGCCGGGCTCGCCTTCGCGCGCCAGCAGGTCGCGACCGTGCGCGCCGTGCTCGAGCATGTCATCGTGCTCGCCGAGGTGCAGACGCTCAAAGGGCGCCGCTTCGGCAACCTCGTGATCGCGGCGTCGGCGGCGCCGTTGCCCACGCAGTGGCTGCCGCGGCTGATGGCCGCGGGCCCGCACCCCGCGAAGGTGGCGCAGGGGCGCGAGATCGACGAGTTCGCGGGATCGCTGGGGCCGGTGCTGGATGCCGCGGCCCGCCCCTCCCCGAAACCCAGCACGACCCTGTTCGAGCGGTAG
- a CDS encoding sensor histidine kinase, with protein MNARGGALSLALNLVGAVLVAWWLFGIARDDLAGWAATVAGIAVLAWGARAVCAFAGAPRTAVVLTALAVAAGALAAAPTEGTSVIPAAVCLLALVGDERCSPLAAVGATVAAIGVAAVGVVLAPVELPVVLTIFGVLVICCLGGLGRRQAQVAATQARLLHEQEVAAREESGRIAIARDLHDVLAHSLGGLVIQLDAVDALLEAGDAAAARSRVVSARDLAAAGLDEARRAVGALREPRTPSEAPVPPERLAAALAELMRTHVSLGGQASWQEAGRGATVSTATAAALTHALQEALSNARRHAPGTPVDAQLRWNDGQVRLTVRNPLVAGTVAGAGYGIVGMRERFAGLPAPGGVDAGAHDGMFTVTAYAEVPPASEGTRGEHEDG; from the coding sequence ATGAACGCGCGTGGCGGAGCGCTGTCGCTGGCCCTGAACCTCGTCGGCGCGGTGCTTGTCGCCTGGTGGCTGTTCGGGATCGCCCGTGACGATCTGGCCGGCTGGGCGGCGACCGTGGCCGGCATCGCCGTGCTGGCCTGGGGTGCCCGGGCTGTCTGCGCCTTCGCCGGCGCGCCGCGTACGGCCGTCGTGCTGACCGCGCTGGCGGTCGCTGCGGGCGCACTGGCGGCGGCGCCGACCGAGGGCACCTCGGTGATTCCTGCGGCGGTGTGTCTGCTCGCTCTCGTCGGCGATGAGAGGTGCTCGCCGCTGGCCGCGGTCGGCGCGACGGTGGCTGCGATCGGCGTGGCGGCCGTCGGCGTCGTGCTCGCCCCGGTGGAGCTGCCGGTCGTGCTGACCATCTTCGGCGTGCTCGTGATCTGCTGTCTCGGAGGGCTCGGCCGGCGCCAGGCCCAGGTGGCTGCGACTCAGGCGCGCCTGCTGCACGAGCAGGAGGTCGCTGCGCGGGAGGAATCCGGTCGGATCGCGATAGCCCGCGATCTCCACGACGTACTCGCCCACAGCCTGGGCGGTCTGGTCATCCAGCTCGACGCCGTCGACGCACTGTTGGAGGCGGGGGATGCCGCGGCCGCCCGCTCGCGGGTCGTCTCGGCCCGTGACCTCGCCGCAGCAGGCCTCGACGAAGCGCGGCGTGCGGTCGGGGCGCTGCGCGAACCGCGCACTCCGAGTGAAGCGCCCGTGCCGCCAGAGCGGCTGGCGGCGGCCCTGGCCGAGCTCATGCGCACCCACGTGTCGCTCGGCGGGCAGGCGTCGTGGCAGGAGGCCGGGCGCGGTGCGACCGTTTCGACCGCCACCGCGGCCGCCCTGACGCACGCGCTGCAAGAGGCGCTGAGCAACGCGCGCCGGCATGCGCCGGGCACACCCGTCGACGCACAACTGCGCTGGAACGACGGGCAGGTGCGCCTGACGGTGCGCAACCCACTCGTCGCGGGGACGGTGGCCGGCGCCGGATATGGCATCGTCGGGATGCGCGAGCGCTTCGCCGGGCTGCCCGCACCGGGCGGCGTGGACGCCGGCGCACACGACGGGATGTTCACCGTGACCGCATATGCCGAGGTGCCGCCCGCTTCTGAGGGCACGAGAGGGGAGCACGAGGATGGGTGA
- a CDS encoding response regulator transcription factor: protein MGDGPIRVLVADDQAIVRDGLVTVLGLLPDVDVVGAAADGEEAVALAVSQKPDVVLMDLRMPRLDGAAATARIAADVPTAAVLVLTTYADDVSISAALRTGAKGYLTKDAGRAELAAAVRATAAGQSTFGADIGVKVIGAVTAAAAASIPATPSAALARRFPQLTPREADVLALMADGHGNAEIAAALFIGMATVKTHVNAIFAKLSVRDRAQAIALVRS from the coding sequence ATGGGTGACGGTCCGATCCGGGTGCTGGTCGCCGACGACCAGGCCATCGTGCGCGACGGACTGGTCACGGTGCTCGGCCTGCTTCCGGATGTCGACGTCGTCGGCGCCGCGGCCGACGGCGAGGAAGCCGTCGCCCTCGCCGTATCGCAGAAGCCGGACGTCGTCCTGATGGACTTGCGGATGCCGCGCTTGGATGGTGCGGCCGCGACCGCGCGGATCGCCGCCGATGTGCCGACCGCCGCCGTCCTGGTGCTGACCACCTACGCCGACGATGTGTCGATCTCGGCGGCTCTTCGCACCGGCGCGAAGGGCTACCTGACGAAGGATGCCGGCCGGGCGGAACTCGCCGCCGCGGTGCGCGCCACGGCGGCCGGACAATCGACGTTCGGCGCAGACATCGGCGTCAAGGTCATCGGAGCCGTCACGGCGGCGGCTGCGGCATCCATCCCCGCCACGCCCTCCGCCGCGCTCGCACGCCGCTTTCCGCAGCTCACGCCGCGCGAGGCGGACGTGCTCGCGCTGATGGCGGACGGTCATGGAAACGCCGAGATCGCGGCAGCGTTGTTCATCGGGATGGCGACGGTGAAGACGCACGTGAACGCGATCTTCGCCAAGCTGAGTGTGCGTGATCGGGCGCAGGCCATCGCCCTCGTCCGCTCCTGA
- a CDS encoding DNA-directed RNA polymerase subunit beta: protein MAAAPNASNTTTTKNGRGASRLSFAKISDTLTVPDLLALQTESFDWLIGSDAWKARSAESKAAGRADTPEHSGLEEIFEEISPIEDLSETMQLSFTNPYLEPEKYSIEECKERGKTYAAPLYVEAEFMNHQTGEIKTQTVFMGDFPLMTDKGTFIINGTERVVVSQLVRSPGVYFDKTPDKTSDKDIVSARVIPSRGAWLEFEVDKRDQVGVRIDRKRKQSVTVFLKALGLSSDDILSEFAGFTSIEDTLSKDTILTQEEALRDIYRKLRPGEQVAAEAARSLLDNYYFNPKRYDLAKVGRFKINQKLGVEAPLSDSTLSVTDIVETIKYLVRLHRGDATFTGRRGGKDVEIRMDTDDIDNFGNRRIRAVGELIQNQVRTGLSRMERVVRERMTTQDIEAITPQTLINVRPVVAAIKEFFGTSQLSQFMDQNNPLAGLTHKRTLSALGPGGLSRERAGVEVRDVHPSHYGRMCPIETPEGPNIGLIGRLATFARINSFGFIETPYRRVVEGKVTDQIDYLTATEEEDFIVAQANAPLKADGRFAEDRVLARQKGGEVDLVHADEIGYMDVSPRQMVSVGTSIIPFLEHDDANRALMGANMQKQAVPLLRSESPVVGTGMEGYIAIDAGDVITAQSAGVVAEVSADKVTVQLDEGGIQEYYLRKFDRSNQGTCYNQRVVVSAGDRVEVGEVIADGPATENGELALGKNLLVAFMTWEGYNYEDAIILSQNLVKDDTLSSIHIEEYEVDARDTKLGKEEITRDLPNVSPDLLKDLDERGIVRIGAEVRPGDILVGKVTPKGETELSAEERLLRAIFNEKSREVRDTSLKVPHGEEGTIIAVKEFNAEEGDDELGNGVNRRVVVYIAQKRKITAGDKLAGRHGNKGVISRILPVEDMPFLADGTPVDVILNPLGIPGRMNFGQVLETHLGWIAKTGWKVDGEPEWAKELPENAREAAPGTKVATPVFDGAHEEEIAGLLDSTLPTRDGDRLIDSSGKTTLYDGRSGEPFPAPISVGYMYILKLHHLVDDKIHARSTGPYSMITQQPLGGKAQFGGQRFGEMEVWALEAYGAAYALQELLTVKSDDILGRVKVYEAIVKGENIPEPGTPESFKVLMKEMQSLCLNVEVLSADGTAVNLRDTDDEAFRAAEELGINISSRFETSSIDEI, encoded by the coding sequence TTGGCTGCTGCGCCCAACGCATCCAACACCACCACCACCAAGAACGGCCGCGGAGCATCCCGCCTCTCGTTCGCCAAGATCTCCGACACGCTGACTGTCCCCGATCTGCTCGCACTGCAGACGGAGTCGTTCGACTGGCTGATCGGCAGCGACGCGTGGAAGGCGCGCTCCGCCGAGTCGAAGGCCGCCGGCCGCGCCGACACGCCTGAGCACAGCGGTCTGGAGGAAATCTTCGAGGAGATCTCGCCCATCGAAGACCTCAGCGAGACGATGCAGCTGAGCTTCACGAACCCGTACCTCGAGCCGGAGAAGTACTCGATCGAGGAGTGCAAGGAGCGCGGCAAGACCTACGCCGCCCCGCTGTACGTCGAGGCCGAGTTCATGAACCACCAGACCGGTGAGATCAAGACTCAGACGGTCTTCATGGGCGACTTCCCGCTCATGACCGACAAGGGCACGTTCATCATCAACGGCACCGAGCGCGTCGTCGTGTCGCAGCTCGTCCGTTCGCCCGGTGTCTACTTCGACAAGACGCCCGACAAGACGAGCGACAAGGACATCGTCTCGGCGCGCGTCATCCCGAGCCGCGGTGCGTGGCTCGAGTTCGAGGTCGACAAGCGCGACCAGGTCGGCGTGCGCATCGACCGCAAGCGCAAGCAGTCGGTCACGGTGTTTCTGAAGGCGCTCGGTCTGTCCAGCGACGACATCCTGAGCGAGTTCGCCGGCTTCACGTCGATCGAAGACACCCTGAGCAAGGACACCATCCTCACCCAGGAGGAGGCGCTGCGCGACATCTACCGCAAGCTGCGTCCGGGTGAGCAGGTGGCCGCCGAGGCCGCCCGCAGCCTGCTCGACAACTACTACTTCAACCCGAAGCGCTACGACCTCGCCAAGGTCGGCCGGTTCAAGATCAACCAGAAGCTGGGTGTCGAGGCGCCGCTGTCGGACTCGACGCTGAGCGTCACCGACATCGTCGAGACGATCAAGTACCTCGTCCGCCTGCACCGCGGCGACGCGACCTTCACCGGCCGTCGCGGCGGCAAGGACGTCGAGATCCGCATGGACACCGACGACATCGACAACTTCGGCAACCGTCGCATCCGCGCGGTCGGCGAGCTCATCCAGAACCAGGTCCGCACGGGCCTGTCGCGCATGGAGCGCGTCGTTCGCGAGCGCATGACCACGCAGGACATCGAGGCGATCACCCCGCAGACCCTGATCAACGTACGACCCGTCGTCGCCGCGATCAAGGAGTTCTTCGGCACCTCGCAGCTGTCGCAGTTCATGGACCAGAACAACCCGCTCGCGGGCCTGACCCACAAGCGCACGCTGTCGGCGCTGGGCCCCGGTGGTCTGTCGCGTGAGCGCGCCGGCGTCGAGGTCCGTGACGTGCACCCCTCGCACTACGGCCGCATGTGCCCGATCGAGACGCCGGAAGGCCCGAACATCGGTCTTATCGGCCGTCTTGCGACCTTCGCGCGGATCAACTCGTTCGGCTTCATCGAGACGCCGTACCGCCGCGTCGTCGAGGGCAAGGTCACCGACCAGATCGACTACCTGACCGCGACCGAGGAAGAGGACTTCATCGTCGCGCAGGCCAACGCGCCCCTCAAGGCCGATGGTCGCTTCGCTGAAGACCGGGTCCTGGCACGCCAGAAGGGCGGCGAGGTCGACCTGGTCCACGCCGACGAGATCGGGTACATGGACGTCTCGCCGCGCCAGATGGTGTCGGTCGGCACGTCGATCATCCCGTTCCTCGAGCACGACGACGCGAACCGTGCCCTCATGGGTGCGAACATGCAGAAGCAGGCTGTGCCGCTGCTGCGCAGCGAGTCGCCCGTGGTCGGCACCGGTATGGAGGGCTACATCGCCATCGACGCCGGTGACGTGATCACCGCGCAGAGTGCCGGTGTGGTCGCCGAGGTCTCGGCCGACAAGGTCACGGTGCAGCTCGACGAGGGCGGCATCCAGGAGTACTACCTGCGCAAGTTCGACCGCTCGAACCAGGGCACCTGCTACAACCAGCGCGTGGTCGTCTCGGCAGGGGACCGCGTCGAGGTCGGCGAGGTCATCGCCGACGGCCCCGCCACCGAGAACGGTGAGCTCGCGCTCGGCAAGAACCTGCTCGTCGCGTTCATGACGTGGGAGGGCTACAACTACGAGGACGCGATCATCCTCAGCCAGAACCTGGTGAAGGACGACACCCTCTCCTCGATCCACATCGAGGAGTACGAGGTGGACGCCCGTGACACCAAGCTCGGCAAGGAGGAGATCACCCGCGACCTGCCCAACGTCAGCCCCGACCTGCTCAAGGACCTCGATGAGCGCGGCATCGTGCGCATCGGCGCCGAGGTGCGTCCCGGCGACATCCTCGTCGGCAAGGTCACCCCGAAGGGCGAGACCGAGCTGTCGGCCGAGGAGCGCCTGCTCCGCGCGATCTTCAACGAGAAGAGCCGCGAAGTGCGCGACACGTCGCTGAAGGTGCCCCACGGTGAAGAGGGCACGATCATCGCGGTCAAGGAGTTCAACGCCGAAGAGGGCGACGACGAGCTCGGCAACGGCGTGAACCGCCGCGTCGTGGTCTACATCGCCCAGAAGCGCAAGATCACCGCGGGCGACAAGCTCGCCGGCCGCCACGGCAACAAGGGCGTCATCTCGCGCATCCTGCCGGTCGAGGACATGCCGTTCCTCGCCGACGGCACGCCGGTCGATGTCATCCTGAACCCGCTCGGCATCCCCGGTCGCATGAACTTCGGCCAGGTCCTGGAGACCCACCTCGGGTGGATCGCCAAGACCGGCTGGAAGGTCGACGGCGAGCCGGAATGGGCCAAGGAGCTGCCGGAGAACGCCCGTGAGGCAGCCCCCGGCACGAAGGTCGCGACCCCGGTGTTCGACGGTGCGCACGAGGAGGAGATCGCGGGTCTGCTCGACTCGACGCTCCCCACGCGCGACGGCGACCGCCTGATCGACTCCAGCGGCAAGACCACGCTGTACGACGGCCGCAGCGGCGAGCCCTTCCCGGCTCCCATCTCGGTCGGCTACATGTACATCCTGAAGCTGCACCACCTGGTGGACGACAAGATCCACGCCCGCTCGACCGGTCCGTACTCGATGATCACTCAGCAGCCGCTGGGTGGCAAGGCGCAGTTCGGCGGCCAGCGCTTCGGTGAGATGGAGGTGTGGGCCCTCGAGGCCTACGGTGCCGCCTACGCTCTTCAGGAGCTTCTGACGGTCAAGTCGGACGACATCCTCGGCCGCGTCAAGGTGTACGAGGCCATCGTCAAGGGCGAGAACATCCCCGAGCCCGGCACGCCCGAGTCGTTCAAGGTGCTCATGAAGGAGATGCAGTCGCTCTGCCTGAACGTCGAGGTGCTCTCGGCCGACGGCACGGCGGTCAACCTCCGCGACACCGACGACGAGGCGTTCCGCGCTGCGGAAGAGCTCGGCATCAACATCTCCAGCCGCTTCGAGACCTCGTCGATCGACGAGATCTGA
- the rpoC gene encoding DNA-directed RNA polymerase subunit beta': MLDATTFDELRIGLATADDIRRWSYGEVKKPETINYRTLKPEKDGLFGEQIFGPSRDWECACGKYKRVRFKGIVCERCGVEVTKSSVRRERMGHIELAAPVTHIWYFKGVPSRLGYLLDMAPKDLEKVIYFAAYMVISVDEEARHRDLPTHESNLRLEMKTIADRRDARVAARLAKLEEDLAALEAEGAKADQKKKTKDAAEKEMASMRKNADEQIARLERVWEDFRTLEVGALKPEDDVFHELQDRFGQYFEAYMGAESIQRRLQAFDLAAEADNLRLQISEGKGQRKIRAIKRLKVVNSFLSTGMSPASMVLDVVPVIPPELRPMVQLDGGRFATSDLNDLYRRVINRNNRLRRLIDLGAPEIIVNNEKRMLQEAVDALFDNGRRGRPVTGTGNRALKSLSDMLKGKQGRFRQNLLGKRVDYSGRSVIIVGPTLKLHQCGLPKQMALELFKPFVIKRLIDLGHSQNIKAAKRAVERTRPEVWDVLEEIIRERPVLLNRAPTLHRLGIQAFEPQLVEGKAIQLHPLVCAAFNADFDGDQMAVHLPLSVEAQAEARILMLASNNILKPSDGRPVTLPSQDMIIGLHFLTTLKEGASGEGRVFGSVGEAILARDEGTLDLQAKVRIRIPGLAFLEGESPEGYENHGLVDTSLGQAIFNDTLPKGYPFVREQADKGKLSQIVNKLAEEYPKVTVAAALDAIKDAGFYWATRSGVTVAMSDILTPPAKAAIIGEHEKRAAKVQSQYEKGLTTDAERRQELIKIWTEATDEVQKAMRDNFPEDNTINRMVSSGARGNWLQIRNIAGMRGLVNNPKGEIIPRPIISSYREGLSVAEYFIATHGARKGLADTALRTADSGYLTRRLVDVSQDVIIREEDCATTKGLELPIAAPGVDGTLVRDANVENSVFARTLAADVVSEAGEVLAEAGSDVGDVLINRLVESGIETIKVRSVLTCDSAVGVCAKCYGRSLATGKLVDIGEAVGIIAAQSIGEPGTQLTMRTFHTGGSASADDITQGLPRVTELFEARTPKGASPIAESDGRVTIDETEKTRKVIVTPDNGDEPHVYPVLKRATLLVEDGQHVSVGQPLQVGTLDPKEIMRVQGAREVQKYLVNGVQGVYRSQGVPIHDKHIEVIVRQMLRKVTVVDHGETTLLPGEMVDSRRFIDINRASVGEGKRPASGRPELMGITKASLATESWLSAASFQETTRVLTQAAMEGKSDPLMGLKENVIIGKLIPAGTGLTKYRNVVVEATEEAKSERYPNRIFASDGAYSDADLSYVDFDSFSTDDYTPGTYN, from the coding sequence GTGCTCGACGCAACTACTTTCGATGAGCTTCGCATCGGTCTGGCCACCGCCGACGACATCCGTCGTTGGTCGTACGGTGAGGTCAAGAAGCCCGAGACCATCAACTACCGCACGCTCAAGCCCGAGAAGGACGGTCTGTTCGGTGAGCAGATCTTCGGGCCCAGCCGCGACTGGGAGTGCGCCTGCGGCAAGTACAAGCGGGTCCGCTTCAAGGGCATCGTCTGCGAGCGCTGCGGCGTGGAGGTCACCAAGTCCTCCGTCCGCCGCGAGCGGATGGGCCACATCGAGCTGGCCGCCCCGGTCACGCACATCTGGTACTTCAAGGGCGTCCCGTCGCGCCTCGGGTACCTGCTCGACATGGCGCCGAAGGACCTCGAGAAGGTCATCTACTTCGCCGCGTACATGGTCATCTCGGTCGACGAGGAGGCCCGCCACCGCGACCTCCCCACGCACGAGAGCAACCTCCGCCTGGAGATGAAGACCATCGCCGACCGTCGTGACGCGCGCGTCGCGGCCCGTCTGGCCAAGCTCGAGGAAGACCTCGCCGCCCTCGAGGCGGAAGGTGCCAAGGCCGACCAGAAGAAGAAGACGAAGGATGCCGCCGAGAAGGAGATGGCATCCATGCGCAAGAACGCGGACGAGCAGATCGCCCGCCTCGAGCGCGTCTGGGAGGACTTCCGCACCCTCGAGGTCGGCGCCCTCAAGCCCGAGGACGACGTGTTCCACGAGCTGCAGGACCGCTTCGGTCAGTACTTCGAGGCCTACATGGGCGCGGAGTCGATCCAGCGTCGCCTGCAGGCCTTCGACCTGGCTGCCGAAGCCGACAACCTGCGGCTGCAGATCTCCGAGGGCAAGGGCCAGCGCAAGATCCGTGCGATCAAGCGCCTCAAGGTCGTGAACTCGTTCCTGTCCACGGGCATGAGCCCGGCATCCATGGTTCTCGACGTCGTCCCGGTGATCCCGCCGGAGCTGCGCCCGATGGTCCAGCTGGATGGTGGCCGCTTCGCGACCAGTGACCTCAACGACCTGTACCGTCGCGTGATCAACCGCAACAACCGCCTCCGCCGTCTCATCGACCTCGGCGCGCCCGAGATCATCGTGAACAACGAGAAGCGGATGCTGCAGGAGGCCGTCGACGCGCTGTTCGACAACGGCCGCCGCGGTCGCCCGGTCACCGGTACCGGTAACCGTGCGCTCAAGTCGCTGTCCGACATGCTCAAGGGCAAGCAGGGCCGGTTCCGCCAGAACCTGCTCGGCAAGCGCGTGGACTACTCGGGCCGTTCGGTCATCATCGTCGGCCCGACGCTGAAGCTGCACCAGTGCGGTCTGCCCAAGCAGATGGCGCTCGAGCTGTTCAAGCCGTTCGTGATCAAGCGCCTCATCGACCTGGGTCACTCGCAGAACATCAAGGCCGCCAAGCGCGCCGTCGAGCGCACCCGGCCCGAGGTGTGGGACGTGCTCGAGGAGATCATCCGCGAGCGCCCCGTGCTGCTGAACCGTGCGCCCACGCTGCACCGTCTGGGCATCCAGGCGTTCGAGCCGCAGCTCGTGGAGGGCAAGGCCATCCAGCTCCACCCGCTCGTGTGTGCGGCGTTCAACGCCGACTTCGACGGTGACCAGATGGCCGTGCACCTGCCGCTGTCGGTCGAGGCGCAGGCCGAGGCCCGCATCCTCATGCTGGCATCGAACAACATCCTGAAGCCGTCGGACGGCCGTCCGGTGACCCTGCCCTCGCAGGACATGATCATCGGTCTGCACTTCCTGACCACGCTCAAGGAAGGCGCCAGCGGCGAGGGTCGTGTGTTCGGCTCGGTCGGCGAGGCCATCCTCGCTCGCGACGAGGGCACGCTCGACCTGCAGGCCAAGGTGCGCATCCGCATTCCGGGTCTCGCCTTCCTCGAGGGGGAGTCGCCCGAGGGGTACGAGAACCACGGCCTGGTCGACACTTCGCTGGGGCAGGCTATCTTCAACGACACGCTGCCCAAGGGCTACCCGTTCGTGCGCGAGCAGGCAGACAAGGGCAAGCTCAGCCAGATCGTGAACAAGCTGGCCGAGGAGTACCCGAAGGTCACCGTGGCCGCTGCCCTCGACGCGATCAAGGACGCCGGTTTCTACTGGGCCACCCGTTCGGGCGTGACCGTCGCCATGAGCGACATCCTCACCCCGCCGGCCAAGGCTGCGATCATCGGCGAGCACGAGAAGCGTGCCGCGAAGGTGCAGAGCCAGTACGAGAAGGGTCTGACCACCGACGCCGAGCGTCGTCAGGAGCTCATCAAGATCTGGACCGAGGCGACCGACGAGGTCCAGAAGGCGATGCGCGACAACTTCCCGGAGGACAACACCATCAACCGCATGGTGTCGTCGGGTGCCCGTGGTAACTGGCTGCAGATCCGGAACATCGCCGGTATGCGTGGTCTGGTGAACAACCCGAAGGGTGAGATCATCCCGCGCCCGATCATCTCCTCGTACCGCGAGGGGCTGAGTGTGGCCGAGTACTTCATCGCCACGCACGGTGCCCGTAAGGGTCTGGCCGACACCGCTCTGCGTACCGCCGACTCGGGTTACCTGACCCGTCGTCTGGTGGATGTCTCGCAGGACGTCATCATCCGCGAAGAGGACTGCGCGACCACCAAGGGCCTCGAGCTGCCGATCGCCGCGCCCGGCGTGGACGGCACGCTCGTCCGCGACGCGAACGTCGAGAACTCGGTGTTCGCCCGCACCCTGGCCGCGGACGTCGTGTCCGAGGCGGGCGAGGTGCTGGCCGAGGCCGGCTCCGACGTCGGCGACGTGCTGATCAACCGCCTCGTGGAGTCCGGCATCGAGACGATCAAGGTGCGCTCCGTGCTCACCTGTGACTCGGCCGTCGGTGTCTGCGCGAAGTGCTATGGGCGATCGCTTGCCACCGGCAAGCTCGTCGACATCGGCGAGGCCGTCGGCATCATCGCGGCCCAGTCGATCGGTGAGCCCGGCACGCAGCTGACGATGCGCACCTTCCACACCGGTGGTTCGGCGTCGGCGGACGACATCACCCAGGGTCTGCCCCGTGTCACCGAGCTGTTCGAGGCGCGCACACCCAAGGGCGCGTCGCCGATCGCCGAGTCCGACGGTCGCGTGACGATCGACGAGACGGAGAAGACCCGCAAGGTCATCGTGACTCCTGACAACGGCGACGAGCCGCACGTGTACCCGGTCCTCAAGCGCGCCACGCTGCTCGTGGAGGACGGCCAGCACGTGTCGGTCGGCCAGCCGCTGCAGGTGGGCACGCTCGACCCCAAGGAGATCATGCGCGTTCAGGGCGCCCGCGAGGTGCAGAAATACCTCGTCAACGGCGTGCAGGGCGTGTACCGCTCCCAGGGTGTGCCGATCCACGACAAGCACATCGAGGTCATCGTCCGCCAGATGCTGCGCAAGGTCACCGTCGTCGACCACGGCGAGACCACGCTGCTGCCCGGTGAGATGGTCGACTCGCGTCGCTTCATCGACATCAACCGTGCGTCGGTCGGCGAGGGCAAGCGCCCGGCGTCGGGCCGCCCAGAGCTGATGGGTATCACGAAGGCGTCGCTCGCGACCGAGTCGTGGCTGTCGGCCGCGTCGTTCCAGGAGACGACGCGCGTGCTGACGCAGGCCGCGATGGAGGGCAAGAGCGACCCGCTCATGGGCCTGAAGGAGAACGTGATCATCGGAAAGCTGATCCCCGCCGGCACCGGACTGACGAAGTACCGGAACGTCGTCGTGGAGGCCACCGAAGAGGCGAAGAGCGAGCGGTACCCCAACCGCATCTTCGCGTCGGACGGTGCGTACAGCGACGCCGACCTGAGCTACGTCGACTTCGACAGCTTCTCGACGGACGACTACACCCCGGGTACGTACAACTGA